A single genomic interval of Arthrobacter globiformis harbors:
- a CDS encoding PEP/pyruvate-binding domain-containing protein translates to MTRRTTRPLAGFGSGDLAAAGGKGSALGELLRHGFPVPPGFIVTTDAYRLLLAETGLGAALDSLADENADDGGARRALFAHFGMPSALRAEIGEAYTALGGGAVAVRSSATAEDLPGAAFAGQQDTFLNVVGEEAVAKAVTDCWASLWTDRAIAYRRRQGVDPREVAIAVVVQKMVPADAAGVMFTANPVTGERGEIVVDASPGLGEAVVSGRVTPERYLLDRTGKIRSFVPGGGEVVISPDAGGGTREQPGSRSSVPSLANVQLRELADLARRAQEHFGRPQDMEWALAGSRIYVLQSRPMTALPPQPLRINAIQRRVGPFFFEMFQERPYPLDVSGWMEQGILAMLHRMAGSVGVRFPRVEELLPEEDGVVVQLVPPVPRLTVRTLAAPLTLARRARQFKMADWKSDSRFITFLEQVERLNRRDPKPLRWAEVVGVARESFATMRGVTDLRSSYLPGIFLPMLRLRLMLLALGRLRLASALIAGAETMTSQANRALEQLAAMVGADPRLATAFASSETSALLRLVEEDPAHAAFRGAFAEFLREYGNRETVSVVLSSSPTWSDAPEVVLGLVKVLLGQRPRTADQTGAALTELKRHPLLHVRPVRRKVLAAVDAARAGMAFREDSHFYATKVIPPMRRAYLELGRRLVAAGVIDDAKDVYHLRFEELEAITDDGGALPPSVRQRYRPLVQGRAAKRRELEGIPLLDTALLFRNRRRAVGVLVSGTPASRGRAEGPVRIIRGPEEFGRLRSGDILVCPYTNPSWTPLFQRAAAVVVDMGGLGSHAAIVAREYGIPAVMGTGTGTGILAEGQRVVVDGSAGTVLPAGADE, encoded by the coding sequence ATGACACGAAGGACAACCAGACCCCTCGCTGGTTTCGGCAGCGGAGACCTTGCGGCCGCCGGCGGGAAGGGCTCGGCACTGGGTGAACTGCTGCGGCACGGGTTTCCAGTGCCCCCGGGCTTCATTGTCACTACTGACGCCTACCGTTTGCTCCTTGCCGAGACGGGCCTGGGGGCGGCCCTGGACAGCCTCGCTGATGAAAACGCTGACGACGGCGGCGCTCGTCGCGCGCTGTTCGCCCACTTCGGCATGCCCTCCGCGTTGAGGGCCGAGATCGGCGAGGCGTACACGGCTCTGGGCGGCGGCGCCGTGGCAGTCCGTTCCAGCGCCACCGCGGAAGACCTGCCCGGGGCGGCGTTCGCCGGCCAGCAGGACACGTTCCTGAACGTCGTCGGCGAGGAGGCGGTGGCCAAAGCTGTCACTGACTGCTGGGCGTCCCTCTGGACCGACCGGGCCATTGCCTACCGGCGGCGGCAGGGGGTCGACCCCCGGGAGGTGGCGATCGCCGTCGTCGTACAGAAGATGGTGCCGGCCGACGCCGCAGGCGTCATGTTCACGGCGAACCCGGTCACGGGTGAGCGCGGCGAGATCGTTGTGGACGCCAGCCCGGGCCTGGGGGAGGCGGTGGTCTCGGGGAGGGTGACACCCGAACGCTATCTGCTGGACCGCACCGGGAAGATCCGCAGCTTCGTTCCCGGTGGCGGCGAGGTGGTGATCAGCCCCGATGCAGGCGGCGGGACGCGGGAGCAGCCCGGCAGCCGCAGCTCGGTTCCCTCCCTGGCCAACGTCCAGCTCAGGGAACTGGCTGACCTGGCCCGCAGGGCGCAGGAGCATTTCGGCCGGCCGCAGGATATGGAGTGGGCGCTGGCCGGCAGCCGGATTTATGTCCTGCAGTCGCGGCCCATGACGGCGCTGCCGCCCCAGCCGCTCCGGATCAACGCGATCCAGCGGCGGGTGGGGCCGTTCTTCTTCGAAATGTTCCAGGAGCGGCCCTACCCGCTGGATGTGTCTGGCTGGATGGAGCAGGGGATCCTGGCCATGTTGCATCGGATGGCCGGAAGTGTGGGCGTGCGCTTCCCAAGGGTCGAAGAACTGCTGCCCGAGGAGGACGGGGTGGTGGTCCAGCTGGTGCCGCCGGTCCCGCGCCTCACCGTCCGCACCCTGGCTGCACCACTGACCCTGGCCCGCCGTGCGCGGCAGTTCAAAATGGCCGACTGGAAGAGCGATTCCCGGTTCATCACCTTCCTGGAGCAGGTGGAGCGTCTGAACCGACGGGACCCGAAACCTTTGCGCTGGGCAGAGGTTGTGGGCGTTGCGCGGGAGTCCTTCGCAACGATGCGGGGTGTTACCGACCTGCGCAGCTCCTACCTGCCCGGCATCTTCCTGCCCATGCTTCGGCTGCGCCTGATGCTCCTGGCGCTGGGTCGCCTGAGGCTCGCGTCCGCCCTGATCGCGGGCGCGGAAACCATGACGAGCCAGGCGAACCGCGCCCTGGAGCAGCTGGCCGCGATGGTCGGTGCGGATCCTCGGCTGGCCACCGCTTTTGCATCATCCGAAACGTCGGCTCTGCTTCGGCTTGTGGAGGAGGACCCGGCTCATGCCGCCTTCCGTGGGGCGTTCGCCGAGTTCCTGCGCGAATACGGAAACCGTGAAACCGTCAGCGTTGTGCTGAGCAGTTCACCCACCTGGTCTGACGCCCCCGAGGTAGTACTGGGGCTGGTCAAGGTGCTCCTGGGCCAGCGGCCGCGTACGGCCGACCAGACCGGCGCGGCGCTGACAGAGCTGAAGCGGCATCCGCTCCTTCATGTCCGGCCCGTCCGGCGGAAGGTGCTGGCTGCTGTCGACGCGGCCCGGGCGGGCATGGCATTCCGCGAGGACAGCCACTTCTACGCCACCAAGGTCATCCCGCCAATGCGCCGCGCGTACCTTGAGCTGGGCCGGCGCCTCGTTGCCGCCGGCGTGATTGATGACGCCAAGGACGTCTACCACCTGCGGTTCGAGGAACTGGAGGCAATAACGGACGACGGCGGCGCGCTGCCGCCTTCCGTCCGGCAACGTTACCGGCCGCTGGTGCAGGGCAGGGCGGCCAAGCGCCGCGAACTCGAGGGCATCCCACTGCTGGACACGGCGCTGCTGTTCAGGAACCGCCGTCGTGCTGTCGGCGTTCTTGTCTCCGGCACGCCGGCCAGCCGCGGCCGCGCCGAGGGGCCGGTGAGGATCATCAGGGGACCGGAGGAGTTTGGCAGGCTGCGCAGCGGCGACATCCTCGTCTGCCCGTACACCAATCCTTCCTGGACGCCGCTGTTCCAGCGAGCAGCCGCCGTCGTGGTCGACATGGGAGGGCTTGGCTCCCACGCGGCGATTGTGGCGAGGGAGTACGGAATCCCGGCTGTCATGGGAACCGGCACAGGCACGGGCATCCTGGCCGAGGGGCAGCGTGTCGTTGTGGACGGTAGTGCGGGCACTGTCTTGCCGGCCGGCGCGGACGAATAA
- a CDS encoding DNA polymerase IV, whose protein sequence is MSGIRWVLHVDLDQFIAAVEVLRRPELAGKPIIVGGRGDPTERAVVSTASYEARAFGVGSGMPLRIAARKVPDAVILPVDQEAYLAASETVMATLRAQPQASVQVLGWDEAFVGTETENPEAYARQVQAAVLERTQLHCSVGIGDTLVRAKVATGFGKPAGVFRLTSGNWLDVMGSRPTKDLWGVGTKVAGRLAKLGINTVAELAASDPQDLVPEFGPKMGPWYAELGRGDGASVVDDTPWVARGHSRETTFQRDLTEPAQVGDALRELTARVLEDVVAEGRPVVGLTLKVRYAPFFTKTHARKIPETFDRNEILARVLDLAAGIEAARPIRLLGLRAEMAMPGDARKGHTPTRGGW, encoded by the coding sequence GTGAGCGGAATCCGGTGGGTGCTGCACGTCGATCTCGACCAGTTCATCGCGGCCGTCGAAGTGCTCCGGCGGCCGGAGCTGGCGGGCAAGCCGATCATTGTCGGCGGTCGGGGCGACCCCACCGAACGAGCTGTGGTGTCGACCGCGTCCTACGAAGCAAGGGCGTTCGGCGTGGGTTCCGGAATGCCCTTGCGCATTGCGGCCCGGAAAGTGCCAGACGCTGTGATCCTGCCTGTCGACCAGGAGGCTTACCTCGCGGCGTCTGAAACGGTCATGGCTACCCTGCGCGCGCAGCCCCAAGCCAGCGTGCAGGTGCTGGGTTGGGATGAAGCATTTGTGGGCACCGAGACAGAGAATCCGGAAGCCTACGCCCGGCAGGTGCAGGCCGCTGTCCTGGAGCGAACCCAACTGCATTGCAGCGTGGGCATCGGCGACACCCTGGTCCGTGCCAAGGTCGCCACCGGATTCGGCAAGCCGGCTGGCGTCTTCCGCCTCACTTCCGGGAACTGGCTCGACGTCATGGGCAGTCGGCCCACCAAGGACCTGTGGGGCGTCGGAACCAAAGTGGCAGGCCGGCTGGCCAAACTCGGCATCAACACAGTCGCCGAGCTAGCCGCATCCGACCCTCAAGACCTAGTCCCGGAGTTCGGCCCGAAGATGGGTCCATGGTACGCGGAGCTCGGACGCGGGGACGGTGCCAGCGTCGTGGACGACACCCCGTGGGTTGCCCGCGGGCATAGCCGGGAGACCACCTTCCAGCGCGACCTGACCGAGCCTGCCCAGGTGGGCGACGCATTGAGGGAGTTGACTGCGCGTGTCCTCGAGGATGTTGTGGCCGAAGGGCGGCCGGTGGTTGGGTTGACCCTGAAGGTTCGGTACGCGCCGTTCTTCACCAAGACCCACGCGAGGAAGATTCCCGAGACATTCGACCGGAACGAAATCCTCGCGCGGGTCTTGGACCTCGCAGCGGGAATCGAAGCGGCCCGTCCAATCCGGCTCCTGGGCCTGCGGGCCGAAATGGCAATGCCTGGCGATGCCCGAAAAGGACATACGCCGACGCGCGGCGGTTGGTGA
- a CDS encoding spore photoproduct lyase family protein, with the protein MEFNRLLQIRRIYAQSAALELPRGQEIVERWPDADVVLVDNHWNIPEVHGDETNVPRWSRIKTEALVLGVKKALTAKPNGRSADFIAPSTANGCAMACAYCYVPRHKGYSNPVTVFANIDQIAGALERHATRQGLKLEPNQCDPELWVYDIGENSDCSVDALISDNVEDLVTLFRDLPTAKLSFATKYVNPAMLGWDHGGHTRIRFSLMPADLAKSVDVRTSPVAERMAAINDFVDAGYEVHVNFSPVIITDTWLSDWEQLLRQLDGTLSAAAKAQLAAEVIFLTHNERLHEVNLGWHPQAENVLWRPDLQESKVSSNGFTNVRYRSGTKAGYVRQLTALIEKIAPYCRIRYAF; encoded by the coding sequence ATGGAATTCAACCGGCTGCTGCAGATCCGGCGCATCTATGCGCAAAGTGCCGCATTGGAGCTGCCCAGGGGCCAGGAGATCGTCGAACGCTGGCCGGATGCCGATGTCGTGCTCGTCGACAACCACTGGAACATCCCGGAGGTGCACGGTGATGAAACGAACGTGCCTCGCTGGTCCCGGATCAAGACGGAGGCGCTGGTCCTAGGCGTAAAGAAAGCGCTGACCGCCAAGCCGAACGGCCGGTCCGCGGACTTCATTGCCCCCTCGACCGCGAACGGCTGCGCCATGGCATGCGCCTACTGCTACGTGCCCCGGCACAAGGGGTACAGCAACCCGGTCACTGTGTTCGCGAACATCGACCAGATTGCCGGGGCGCTTGAACGTCACGCCACACGCCAGGGCCTGAAGCTGGAACCCAACCAGTGCGACCCTGAACTCTGGGTCTACGACATCGGTGAAAATAGCGACTGCTCCGTCGACGCGCTGATCAGCGACAACGTGGAGGACCTCGTCACCCTCTTCCGCGACCTGCCGACAGCCAAGCTGTCCTTCGCCACCAAGTACGTGAACCCGGCGATGCTCGGCTGGGACCACGGCGGTCACACCAGGATCCGCTTTTCCCTCATGCCAGCGGACTTGGCAAAGTCGGTTGACGTTCGGACCTCGCCGGTTGCGGAACGCATGGCTGCAATCAACGACTTCGTGGATGCCGGCTACGAGGTGCACGTGAACTTCTCGCCTGTCATCATTACGGACACCTGGCTCAGCGATTGGGAGCAGCTGCTGCGCCAACTCGATGGCACCCTGTCAGCCGCCGCGAAGGCCCAGCTCGCAGCAGAAGTCATCTTCTTGACCCACAACGAGCGGCTCCACGAGGTCAACCTAGGGTGGCATCCGCAGGCCGAGAACGTGCTGTGGCGTCCGGACCTCCAGGAATCGAAGGTCTCGTCCAATGGCTTCACTAACGTCCGCTACCGTTCAGGAACCAAGGCGGGCTATGTGCGGCAACTGACCGCGCTTATAGAGAAGATCGCGCCTTACTGCCGCATCCGCTACGCGTTCTGA
- a CDS encoding GNAT family N-acetyltransferase: MTRLRRLSGIIAIEEKAGRTAAKPSTITDTVIDPDRQIVVAVAEGTIVGWAKTHLWDYSDDQAIAGHYLGGVTVLPRWRRRGIAAVLTEARLAWIAERASDAWYVVNAGNTASIELHRRWDFSEVARGPRIHTTTFEGGIGVLMHARFAE, from the coding sequence GTGACCCGCCTGCGCCGGCTCAGCGGCATAATTGCGATCGAAGAAAAAGCCGGTCGAACCGCCGCGAAACCCTCGACAATCACAGACACGGTCATCGATCCGGATCGACAAATCGTGGTGGCCGTTGCTGAAGGAACCATCGTCGGCTGGGCCAAGACTCATCTTTGGGATTACTCCGACGACCAGGCAATAGCGGGCCACTACCTTGGCGGAGTGACGGTCCTTCCGCGTTGGCGGCGACGAGGCATCGCGGCCGTCCTCACAGAGGCTCGCCTTGCCTGGATCGCAGAACGCGCAAGCGACGCTTGGTATGTCGTTAATGCCGGAAATACGGCCTCCATCGAGTTGCACCGCAGATGGGATTTCAGTGAGGTCGCACGGGGCCCACGGATCCACACGACGACATTTGAGGGCGGCATCGGTGTTCTGATGCATGCTCGTTTCGCGGAGTAG
- a CDS encoding VOC family protein, whose protein sequence is MAIKLENVGIAVRDIEAAIAFFTDLGLTVIGRDTVSGEWTDTAVGLDGNHANIAMLQTPDGHGRLELFEYIHPEAIESNPTRPNDIGMHRVAFSVDDIDKALEVAAKHGCYPLRGVATYADLYKLTYLRGPSGILVMLAEELKKD, encoded by the coding sequence ATGGCCATCAAACTTGAGAATGTGGGTATCGCTGTTCGCGACATCGAAGCAGCAATCGCCTTTTTCACCGATCTCGGTCTTACGGTCATCGGCCGTGACACGGTCAGCGGGGAGTGGACCGATACTGCCGTTGGACTTGATGGAAACCATGCCAACATTGCAATGCTCCAGACCCCAGACGGTCATGGTCGACTTGAGCTCTTCGAATACATCCATCCCGAAGCGATCGAGTCGAACCCGACGCGTCCCAACGACATTGGCATGCACCGCGTGGCCTTCTCGGTAGACGACATCGATAAGGCCCTTGAGGTAGCTGCAAAGCACGGATGCTATCCGCTACGAGGCGTGGCGACCTACGCCGACCTCTATAAGCTCACGTACCTCCGCGGTCCCAGCGGGATCCTCGTTATGCTCGCCGAGGAACTGAAGAAAGACTGA
- a CDS encoding DUF6994 family protein, with amino-acid sequence MALCSDAIVTFLPILFFPQTIRPDRDSFVGQVAGQVGWVQNWIAEPPWSTQQQVPATTAVVSAVGSAVRNRRAHRLPSLRVFDITFNYRVDSPPGKDPDSQSPLLKADHQLLWTKELCDGELFKVQVPAEPKERRKNYLMFEQTPDKRFTFGSDAITNSYTSWGKPRNLVEAKAELSEEQKRRYFNPPYTIGSAMIWPVRKIHRPTLNTARGMRLRIADRMDLTLECIRRHYAEEPGSPLADVTTNYADFFKLFCAFKQFVEFFHLQDLVTPEGKIDFFLEDDENFKRPGVPTTKDEYIRVREASLKFITLRGNRMADWVEKNHPDIKVRRQ; translated from the coding sequence GTGGCGCTGTGTTCCGATGCGATCGTGACGTTCCTGCCGATCCTGTTCTTCCCGCAAACGATCCGTCCGGATAGGGATTCCTTTGTGGGACAGGTTGCCGGTCAGGTTGGGTGGGTGCAGAACTGGATAGCGGAGCCACCTTGGTCGACGCAGCAGCAAGTGCCTGCGACGACTGCGGTTGTTTCAGCTGTAGGTTCCGCGGTTCGCAATAGGCGGGCACATAGACTCCCTTCCCTGCGCGTCTTCGACATCACCTTCAACTACAGGGTCGACAGCCCTCCAGGAAAGGACCCGGACTCCCAAAGTCCGCTGCTCAAGGCAGACCATCAGCTGCTCTGGACCAAGGAGCTATGCGACGGGGAACTGTTCAAAGTGCAGGTCCCGGCAGAGCCAAAGGAGCGTCGTAAAAACTACCTAATGTTCGAGCAGACCCCCGACAAAAGGTTCACGTTCGGCAGTGACGCCATCACGAACTCCTACACCAGTTGGGGGAAGCCGAGGAACTTGGTCGAGGCTAAGGCCGAGTTGAGCGAGGAGCAGAAGCGCCGCTATTTCAACCCGCCGTACACGATCGGCAGTGCCATGATCTGGCCCGTCAGGAAAATACACCGGCCCACCCTAAACACCGCCAGGGGAATGAGACTACGGATCGCGGACCGGATGGACCTAACTCTGGAATGCATCCGGCGCCACTACGCTGAGGAGCCAGGCAGTCCCCTCGCCGATGTCACCACTAACTACGCGGACTTCTTCAAACTCTTCTGCGCGTTCAAGCAGTTCGTGGAGTTCTTCCACCTCCAGGACCTCGTGACGCCGGAGGGAAAGATCGACTTCTTCCTAGAGGACGACGAGAACTTCAAGCGCCCCGGCGTCCCGACGACGAAGGACGAGTACATCAGGGTTCGGGAAGCCTCGCTGAAGTTCATAACGCTGCGGGGCAACCGGATGGCCGACTGGGTCGAGAAGAACCACCCCGATATTAAGGTCCGCCGGCAATAA
- a CDS encoding dihydrofolate reductase family protein, protein MRKLTFGMNLSLDGYIAAPGDDVGWSVPSDELFQWWSDRVGATGLALYGRKLWETMSSHWPTADQQPGATPAQIQFARRWRDMPKVVFSSTTSTVDWNTRLVTSDAVTEITRLKADDGGPMDIGGATLAAAAMRAGLIDEYAIVTHPVLLGGGTPFFTALDNWVNLSLVETRTFPDGVVLTRYETRR, encoded by the coding sequence ATGCGCAAACTGACCTTCGGAATGAACCTGAGCCTGGACGGCTACATCGCCGCGCCCGGCGACGACGTCGGCTGGAGCGTACCGAGCGACGAGCTGTTCCAATGGTGGTCCGACCGGGTGGGGGCTACGGGCCTGGCGCTGTACGGGCGCAAACTGTGGGAGACGATGAGCTCCCACTGGCCGACCGCCGACCAGCAGCCTGGCGCCACACCGGCGCAGATCCAGTTCGCCCGCCGCTGGCGGGACATGCCGAAGGTGGTGTTCTCCTCGACGACCAGCACGGTCGACTGGAATACCCGCCTGGTCACCAGCGACGCGGTCACCGAGATCACCCGGCTCAAGGCCGACGACGGCGGCCCCATGGACATCGGCGGTGCCACACTCGCCGCGGCGGCCATGCGGGCCGGGCTGATCGACGAGTACGCGATCGTCACCCATCCGGTCCTGCTGGGCGGCGGCACGCCGTTCTTCACAGCCCTGGACAACTGGGTGAACCTGAGCCTGGTGGAGACCCGGACGTTTCCCGACGGAGTGGTCCTTACCAGGTACGAGACCAGGCGCTGA
- a CDS encoding AAA family ATPase, whose protein sequence is MIVWLNGTHGVGKTTTSALVQQLLPHARLLDAEKVGEVLMDIKPGLPATDNFQHWEPWRRLVVETARRVLEFTGGTLVMPMTVLVESYWREISDGLTEHGISIQHFVLHADQAMLRDRIQNDKVLGPSTFRFAYLEPYAEAARTWLHNEAEVIDTTHITADQAAQQIADSVLGR, encoded by the coding sequence ATGATCGTTTGGCTCAACGGCACCCACGGGGTGGGAAAGACGACGACGAGCGCGCTCGTGCAGCAATTGCTGCCCCACGCGCGCCTCCTCGACGCTGAGAAGGTCGGGGAGGTTCTCATGGACATCAAGCCGGGACTTCCTGCAACGGACAACTTCCAGCACTGGGAGCCGTGGCGAAGGCTCGTTGTCGAGACCGCACGGCGCGTGCTCGAGTTCACCGGAGGCACACTCGTGATGCCGATGACTGTCTTGGTCGAAAGCTACTGGCGGGAGATCAGTGATGGTCTTACCGAGCACGGCATATCGATCCAGCACTTCGTGCTCCACGCCGACCAGGCCATGCTCCGCGACCGCATACAGAACGACAAAGTCCTCGGCCCCTCGACGTTCCGCTTCGCGTACTTGGAGCCATACGCCGAGGCGGCTCGTACTTGGCTGCACAATGAAGCCGAGGTCATCGACACCACACACATCACAGCGGACCAAGCCGCGCAGCAGATTGCGGATTCGGTGCTTGGTCGCTGA
- a CDS encoding DJ-1/PfpI family protein yields the protein MNLDPLSVVVLMFPNVTQLDFTGPAQVFSRFPKARVHLAWHSLDPVPTDAGWCIVPTTTLENCPAADVLFVPGGAGTFDLFTDQTALDFLRRQAATARWITSVCTGSFALAAAGLLTGYRATSHWASLQMLEEFGAVPVSNRVVRDRNRITGAGVTSGIDFALVLAAEVYGDEIARNIQLAIEYDPEPPFDHGSPAKADPQIVQEIITATYNLRAAAVRNAADTLLAAER from the coding sequence ATGAACCTGGATCCTTTAAGCGTCGTTGTGCTGATGTTCCCCAATGTCACACAGCTCGATTTCACCGGGCCGGCGCAGGTTTTCTCGAGGTTTCCGAAGGCCCGTGTTCATCTTGCCTGGCACAGCCTCGATCCGGTGCCCACAGACGCCGGTTGGTGCATCGTTCCCACGACTACCTTGGAAAACTGTCCAGCGGCCGACGTGCTTTTCGTCCCGGGAGGCGCCGGGACTTTCGACCTGTTCACCGATCAGACGGCATTGGACTTCCTGCGTCGGCAGGCGGCGACGGCACGATGGATCACTTCTGTTTGCACCGGTTCGTTCGCTCTCGCGGCGGCAGGGCTTCTGACGGGATACCGGGCCACCAGCCACTGGGCTTCGCTGCAGATGCTCGAAGAGTTCGGTGCGGTCCCGGTCAGCAACCGGGTGGTTCGGGACAGGAACAGGATCACCGGTGCCGGTGTCACGTCGGGGATCGACTTTGCTTTAGTCCTCGCCGCGGAGGTTTACGGGGATGAGATAGCACGCAACATACAGTTGGCCATCGAGTACGATCCTGAACCTCCGTTTGATCACGGATCGCCGGCAAAGGCAGACCCCCAGATCGTGCAGGAAATTATCACTGCCACCTACAACCTGCGGGCGGCAGCAGTCCGGAACGCAGCGGACACGCTCTTGGCAGCTGAGCGCTGA